From Drosophila yakuba strain Tai18E2 chromosome 2L, Prin_Dyak_Tai18E2_2.1, whole genome shotgun sequence, one genomic window encodes:
- the LOC6528433 gene encoding unconventional myosin-Va isoform X4, translating to MSSEEMLYAQGAKIWVPHAELVWESATLEESYRKGAGFLKICTESGKLKEVKLKADGSDLPPLRNPAILVGQNDLTTLSYLHEPGVLHNLRVRFCERQIIYTYCGIILVAINPYAEMPLYGPSIIRAYRGHAMGDLEPHIFALAEEAYTKLERENCNLSIIVSGESGAGKTVSAKYAMRYFAAVGGSESETQVERKVLASSPIMEAFGNAKTTRNDNSSRFGKFTKLLFRNQMGVMFLQGATMHTYLLEKSRVVYQAQGERNYHIFYQLCAARSKYPELVLDHQDKFQFLSMGGAPEIERVSDAEQFNETVQAMTVLGFSIQQIADIVKILAGILHLGNITVSKKFNEGSEEEDTDSCDIFHNDIHLQITGDLLRVSAEDLRRWLLMRKIESVNEYVLIPNSIEAAQAARDALAKHIYAKLFQYIVGVLNKSLNNGSKQCSFIGVLDIYGFETFEVNSFEQFCINYANEKLQQQFNQHVFKLEQEEYLKEGITWTMIDFYDNQPCIDLIESRLGVLDLLDEECRMPKGSDESWAGKLIGKCSKFPHFEKPRFGSTSFFIKHFSDTVEYDVNGFLEKNRDTVSKELTQVLSESNMSLVKQVMTLEEIDTLSVDSAKSSTLGGRVVISAGRKQVVPSKQHRKTVGSQFQESLASLISTLHATTPHYVRCIKPNDDKVAFKWETAKIIQQLRACGVLETVRISAAGFPSRWLYPDFYMRYQLLVYRSKLDKNDMKLSCRNIVIKWIQDEDKYRFGNTQIFFRAGQVAFLEQVRANLRKKYITIVQSVVRRFIYRRQFLRIQIVINGIQRHARGFLARQRVQKMREARAGLILSKYARGWLCRRRYLRLRHSIFGIQTYARGMLARSKFHAMRDHYRAVQIQRFVRGALARRAYQKRRRNIIICQAAIRRFLARRKFKRMKAEAKTISHMENKYMGLENKIISMQQRIDELNRDNSNLKHKTSEISVLKMKLELKKTLEAEFKNVKAACQDKDKLIEALNKQLEAERDEKMQLLEENGHAQEEWLSQKQTWRQENEELRRQIDEIIDMAKNAEVSQRNQEDRMLAEIDNRELNEAYQRAIKDKEVIENENYMLKEELSRLTAGSFSLHGRKASNASSQNEDDVGYASGKNTLDINRPPDLLSKNYSYNDSTSLVVKLRAILEEEKQKHKNLQEQYIKLASRHKPTEDSFRPACCLAGRGP from the exons GGTGTGGGAGAGCGCCACCTTGGAGGAGAGTTACCGCAAGGGCGCTGGCTTCTTGAAGATATGCACGGAGTCCGGAAAACTGAAAGAGGTCAAGCTAAAGGCCGATGGCAGCGATCTGCCTCCACTGCGCAATCCGGCCATTCTGGTGGGACAGAACGACTTGACCACCTTGTCCTACCTGCATGAGCCGGGGGTGTTGCACAATCTGCGTGTCCGCTTCTGCGAGCGCCAGATTATCTACACCTACTGCGGCATCATTCTGGTGGCTATCAACCCATATGCGGAGATGCCTCTTTATGGGCCCAGCATCATCCGTGCGTATCGAGGACATGCTATGGGCGATCTGGAGCCGCACATCTTTGCCCTGGCGGAGGAGGCTTACACGAAACTGGAGCGCGAGAACTGCAATCTGAGCATCATCGTCAGTGGGGAGTCGGGTGCCGGCAAGACGGTGTCCGCCAAATACGCCATGAGGTACTTTGCCGCTGTCGGAGGTTCCGAGTCGGAGACCCAGGTCGAGCGCAAAGTGCTAGCATCTTCGCCGATTATGGAAgcttttggcaatgccaagaCGACTCGGAACGACAACAGCTCCCGCTTCGGAAAGTTCACCAAGTTGCTGTTTCGAAACCAGATGGGTGTAATGTTTCTGCAGGGCGCCACTATGCATACCTATCTACTGGAGAAGTCCCGGGTAGTGTACCAGGCGCAGGGAGAGCGCAACTATCACATATTCTATCAGTTGTGCGCGGCGCGATCGAAGTACCCGGAATTGGTGCTGG ATCATCAGGACAAGTTCCAGTTTCTAAGCATGGGCGGGGCTCCAGAAATTGAACGAGTTTCGGATGCGGAGCAGTTTAACGAAACCGTGCAGGCCATGACCGTTCTTGGCTTCTCCATTCAGCAGATCGCTGATATTGTGAAGATTCTGGCAGGAATACTCCATTTAGGAAACATTACGGTTTCCAAGAAGTTCAACGAGGGTAGTGAAGAGGAAGACACTGACTCCTGCGATATATTT CATAACGACATCCACCTGCAGATCACCGGCGATCTACTGCGGGTGAGCGCTGAGGATCTGCGCCGGTGGCTTTTGATGCGTAAGATAGAGTCGGTCAATGAATATGTGCTGATACCGAATAGCATTGAGGCGGCTCAGGCGGCTCGTGACGCTCTGGCCAAGCACATTTATGCGAAGCTGTTTCAGTATATAGTCGGTGTGCTGAACAAGAGCCTCAACAACGGTAGCAAGCAGTGCAGCTTCATTGGCGTCCTCGATATCTACGGCTTCGAAACGTTTGAGGTGAACTCCTTTGAACAATTTTGCATAAACTATGCGAACGAAAAGCTACAGCAGCAGTTCAACCAGCATGTCTTCAagctggagcaggaggagtACCTTAAGGAAGGAATCACTTGGACGATGATAGACTTTTACGACAATCAACCTTGTATTGATCTAATTGAATCTCGACTGGGAGTGCTGGACCTGCTCGACGAGGAGTGTCGA ATGCCGAAGGGTTCGGACGAGAGCTGGGCTGGCAAGCTCATCGGAAAGTGCAGTAAATTTCCTCATTTCGAGAAGCCACGCTTTGGCTCAACCA GCTTTTTTATCAAACATTTCTCGGACACGGTCGAGTATGACGTGAACGGATTCTTGGAAAAGAATCGTGACACAGTCTCGAAGGAGTTGACTCAAGTGCTAAGCGAGTCCAACATGTCTTTGGTCAAGCAGGTGATGACCCTTGAGGAAATTGACACATTGAGCGTGGATTCCGCTAAATCTTCAACCTTAGGAGGCCGCGTCGTCATCAGTGCTGGCCGCAAACAG GTGGTGCCATCCAAGCAGCATAGGAAAACGGTGGGATCGCAGTTCCAGGAGAGTCTGGCTTCGCTGATATCTACGTTACATGCTACAACACCACACTATGTGCGCTGCATCAAG CCCAACGATGACAAAGTCGCCTTTAAATGGGAGACGGCCAAGATCATTCAGCAGTTAAGAGCTTGTGGTGTGCTAGAAACGGTGCGCATCTCCGCAGCGGGATTCCCATCGAGATGGCTTTATCCCGACTTCTACATGCGGTACCAGCTGTTGGTTTACCGCTCGAAGCTTGACAAGAACGACATGAAGTTGTCGTGCCGCAACATTGTTATAAAATGGATCCAAGACGAGGATAAGTATCGATTTGGCAACACGCAGATTTTCTTCCGCGCCGGGCAAGTGGCCTTCCTTGAACAAGTTAGGGCTAATCTGCGCAAGAAGTACATCACCATTGTGCAGTCGGTTGTGCGGCGATTCATCTACCGGCGCCAGTTCCTGCGCATTCAGATTGTGATTAATGGTATCCAGAGGCATGCGCGCGGCTTTCTTGCCCGCCAGCGTGTCCAGAAAATGCGTGAGGCTCGGGCGGGATTGATCCTGTCGAAGTACGCCCGCGGTTGGTTATGCCGTCGTCGTTATTTGCGCCTACGCCACTCGATTTTCGGTATACAGACCTATGCCCGCGGCATGTTGGCCCGCAGCAAGTTCCACGCAATGCGGGATCATTACCGAGCGGTTCAGATCCAGCGGTTTGTCCGTGGTGCTTTGGCACGCCGAGCTTACCAAAAGCGTCGGCGCAACATCATCATTTGTCAAGCGGCGATTCGAAGATTCTTGGCCCGTCGTAAGTTTAAACGTATGAAGGCCGAGGCCAAGACTATCTCGCACATGGAAAACAAATACATGGGTCTGGAAAACAAGATTATATCTATGCAGCAGCGGATCGATGAGCTGAACCGCGACAACAGCAATCTTAAGCACAAGACCAGCGAAATCAGTGTATTGAA AATGAAACTTGAGTTGAAGAAGACCCTGGAGGCAGAATTCAAAAATGTCAAGGCCGCCTGCCAGGACAAGGATAAGCTGATCGAAGCACTAAACAAGCAGTTGGAGGCGGAGCGGGACGAAAAAATGCAGTTGCTGGAGGAGAACGGACATGCTCAAGAGGAATGGCTGAGCCAGAAGCAGACGTGGCGCCAGGAAAACGAGGAGCTGCGCCGCCAGATAGACGAGATAATCGATATGGCAAAGAACGCAGAAGTAAGCCAACGTAACCAGGAGGACCGAATGCTAGCCGAGATCGATAACAGGGAGCTTAACGAGGCCTACCAACGAGCAATTAAGGACAAGGAGGTGATCGAGAACGAAAACTACATGCTGAAGGAAGAGCTCAGCCGATTAACGGCTGGCAGTTTTAGTTTGCACGGTCGCAAGGCTAGCAACGCCTCCAGCCAAAACGAGGACGATGTGGGTTACGCCTCCGGAAAGAACACTCTGGATATCAATCGGCCGCCGGATTTGCTAAGCAAAAATT ATTCGTACAATGACTCTACCAGTTTGGTGGTGAAGTTGCGAGCCATTCTCGAGGAGGAGAAGCAAAAGCACAAGAACTTGCAGGAGCAGTATATTAAGTTGGCCAGTCGGCATAAGCCCACCGAGGATTCCTTCCG CCCAGCATGCTGCCTTGCAGGAAGAGGTCCGTAG
- the LOC6528433 gene encoding unconventional myosin-Va isoform X3 — protein sequence MSSEEMLYAQGAKIWVPHAELVWESATLEESYRKGAGFLKICTESGKLKEVKLKADGSDLPPLRNPAILVGQNDLTTLSYLHEPGVLHNLRVRFCERQIIYTYCGIILVAINPYAEMPLYGPSIIRAYRGHAMGDLEPHIFALAEEAYTKLERENCNLSIIVSGESGAGKTVSAKYAMRYFAAVGGSESETQVERKVLASSPIMEAFGNAKTTRNDNSSRFGKFTKLLFRNQMGVMFLQGATMHTYLLEKSRVVYQAQGERNYHIFYQLCAARSKYPELVLDHQDKFQFLSMGGAPEIERVSDAEQFNETVQAMTVLGFSIQQIADIVKILAGILHLGNITVSKKFNEGSEEEDTDSCDIFHNDIHLQITGDLLRVSAEDLRRWLLMRKIESVNEYVLIPNSIEAAQAARDALAKHIYAKLFQYIVGVLNKSLNNGSKQCSFIGVLDIYGFETFEVNSFEQFCINYANEKLQQQFNQHVFKLEQEEYLKEGITWTMIDFYDNQPCIDLIESRLGVLDLLDEECRMPKGSDESWAGKLIGKCSKFPHFEKPRFGSTSFFIKHFSDTVEYDVNGFLEKNRDTVSKELTQVLSESNMSLVKQVMTLEEIDTLSVDSAKSSTLGGRVVISAGRKQQGNDTRRRVVPSKQHRKTVGSQFQESLASLISTLHATTPHYVRCIKPNDDKVAFKWETAKIIQQLRACGVLETVRISAAGFPSRWLYPDFYMRYQLLVYRSKLDKNDMKLSCRNIVIKWIQDEDKYRFGNTQIFFRAGQVAFLEQVRANLRKKYITIVQSVVRRFIYRRQFLRIQIVINGIQRHARGFLARQRVQKMREARAGLILSKYARGWLCRRRYLRLRHSIFGIQTYARGMLARSKFHAMRDHYRAVQIQRFVRGALARRAYQKRRRNIIICQAAIRRFLARRKFKRMKAEAKTISHMENKYMGLENKIISMQQRIDELNRDNSNLKHKTSEISVLKMKLELKKTLEAEFKNVKAACQDKDKLIEALNKQLEAERDEKMQLLEENGHAQEEWLSQKQTWRQENEELRRQIDEIIDMAKNAEVSQRNQEDRMLAEIDNRELNEAYQRAIKDKEVIENENYMLKEELSRLTAGSFSLHGRKASNASSQNEDDVGYASGKNTLDINRPPDLLSKNYSYNDSTSLVVKLRAILEEEKQKHKNLQEQYIKLASRHKPTEDSFRPACCLAGRGP from the exons GGTGTGGGAGAGCGCCACCTTGGAGGAGAGTTACCGCAAGGGCGCTGGCTTCTTGAAGATATGCACGGAGTCCGGAAAACTGAAAGAGGTCAAGCTAAAGGCCGATGGCAGCGATCTGCCTCCACTGCGCAATCCGGCCATTCTGGTGGGACAGAACGACTTGACCACCTTGTCCTACCTGCATGAGCCGGGGGTGTTGCACAATCTGCGTGTCCGCTTCTGCGAGCGCCAGATTATCTACACCTACTGCGGCATCATTCTGGTGGCTATCAACCCATATGCGGAGATGCCTCTTTATGGGCCCAGCATCATCCGTGCGTATCGAGGACATGCTATGGGCGATCTGGAGCCGCACATCTTTGCCCTGGCGGAGGAGGCTTACACGAAACTGGAGCGCGAGAACTGCAATCTGAGCATCATCGTCAGTGGGGAGTCGGGTGCCGGCAAGACGGTGTCCGCCAAATACGCCATGAGGTACTTTGCCGCTGTCGGAGGTTCCGAGTCGGAGACCCAGGTCGAGCGCAAAGTGCTAGCATCTTCGCCGATTATGGAAgcttttggcaatgccaagaCGACTCGGAACGACAACAGCTCCCGCTTCGGAAAGTTCACCAAGTTGCTGTTTCGAAACCAGATGGGTGTAATGTTTCTGCAGGGCGCCACTATGCATACCTATCTACTGGAGAAGTCCCGGGTAGTGTACCAGGCGCAGGGAGAGCGCAACTATCACATATTCTATCAGTTGTGCGCGGCGCGATCGAAGTACCCGGAATTGGTGCTGG ATCATCAGGACAAGTTCCAGTTTCTAAGCATGGGCGGGGCTCCAGAAATTGAACGAGTTTCGGATGCGGAGCAGTTTAACGAAACCGTGCAGGCCATGACCGTTCTTGGCTTCTCCATTCAGCAGATCGCTGATATTGTGAAGATTCTGGCAGGAATACTCCATTTAGGAAACATTACGGTTTCCAAGAAGTTCAACGAGGGTAGTGAAGAGGAAGACACTGACTCCTGCGATATATTT CATAACGACATCCACCTGCAGATCACCGGCGATCTACTGCGGGTGAGCGCTGAGGATCTGCGCCGGTGGCTTTTGATGCGTAAGATAGAGTCGGTCAATGAATATGTGCTGATACCGAATAGCATTGAGGCGGCTCAGGCGGCTCGTGACGCTCTGGCCAAGCACATTTATGCGAAGCTGTTTCAGTATATAGTCGGTGTGCTGAACAAGAGCCTCAACAACGGTAGCAAGCAGTGCAGCTTCATTGGCGTCCTCGATATCTACGGCTTCGAAACGTTTGAGGTGAACTCCTTTGAACAATTTTGCATAAACTATGCGAACGAAAAGCTACAGCAGCAGTTCAACCAGCATGTCTTCAagctggagcaggaggagtACCTTAAGGAAGGAATCACTTGGACGATGATAGACTTTTACGACAATCAACCTTGTATTGATCTAATTGAATCTCGACTGGGAGTGCTGGACCTGCTCGACGAGGAGTGTCGA ATGCCGAAGGGTTCGGACGAGAGCTGGGCTGGCAAGCTCATCGGAAAGTGCAGTAAATTTCCTCATTTCGAGAAGCCACGCTTTGGCTCAACCA GCTTTTTTATCAAACATTTCTCGGACACGGTCGAGTATGACGTGAACGGATTCTTGGAAAAGAATCGTGACACAGTCTCGAAGGAGTTGACTCAAGTGCTAAGCGAGTCCAACATGTCTTTGGTCAAGCAGGTGATGACCCTTGAGGAAATTGACACATTGAGCGTGGATTCCGCTAAATCTTCAACCTTAGGAGGCCGCGTCGTCATCAGTGCTGGCCGCAAACAG CAAGGGAATGACACACGTCGAAGA GTGGTGCCATCCAAGCAGCATAGGAAAACGGTGGGATCGCAGTTCCAGGAGAGTCTGGCTTCGCTGATATCTACGTTACATGCTACAACACCACACTATGTGCGCTGCATCAAG CCCAACGATGACAAAGTCGCCTTTAAATGGGAGACGGCCAAGATCATTCAGCAGTTAAGAGCTTGTGGTGTGCTAGAAACGGTGCGCATCTCCGCAGCGGGATTCCCATCGAGATGGCTTTATCCCGACTTCTACATGCGGTACCAGCTGTTGGTTTACCGCTCGAAGCTTGACAAGAACGACATGAAGTTGTCGTGCCGCAACATTGTTATAAAATGGATCCAAGACGAGGATAAGTATCGATTTGGCAACACGCAGATTTTCTTCCGCGCCGGGCAAGTGGCCTTCCTTGAACAAGTTAGGGCTAATCTGCGCAAGAAGTACATCACCATTGTGCAGTCGGTTGTGCGGCGATTCATCTACCGGCGCCAGTTCCTGCGCATTCAGATTGTGATTAATGGTATCCAGAGGCATGCGCGCGGCTTTCTTGCCCGCCAGCGTGTCCAGAAAATGCGTGAGGCTCGGGCGGGATTGATCCTGTCGAAGTACGCCCGCGGTTGGTTATGCCGTCGTCGTTATTTGCGCCTACGCCACTCGATTTTCGGTATACAGACCTATGCCCGCGGCATGTTGGCCCGCAGCAAGTTCCACGCAATGCGGGATCATTACCGAGCGGTTCAGATCCAGCGGTTTGTCCGTGGTGCTTTGGCACGCCGAGCTTACCAAAAGCGTCGGCGCAACATCATCATTTGTCAAGCGGCGATTCGAAGATTCTTGGCCCGTCGTAAGTTTAAACGTATGAAGGCCGAGGCCAAGACTATCTCGCACATGGAAAACAAATACATGGGTCTGGAAAACAAGATTATATCTATGCAGCAGCGGATCGATGAGCTGAACCGCGACAACAGCAATCTTAAGCACAAGACCAGCGAAATCAGTGTATTGAA AATGAAACTTGAGTTGAAGAAGACCCTGGAGGCAGAATTCAAAAATGTCAAGGCCGCCTGCCAGGACAAGGATAAGCTGATCGAAGCACTAAACAAGCAGTTGGAGGCGGAGCGGGACGAAAAAATGCAGTTGCTGGAGGAGAACGGACATGCTCAAGAGGAATGGCTGAGCCAGAAGCAGACGTGGCGCCAGGAAAACGAGGAGCTGCGCCGCCAGATAGACGAGATAATCGATATGGCAAAGAACGCAGAAGTAAGCCAACGTAACCAGGAGGACCGAATGCTAGCCGAGATCGATAACAGGGAGCTTAACGAGGCCTACCAACGAGCAATTAAGGACAAGGAGGTGATCGAGAACGAAAACTACATGCTGAAGGAAGAGCTCAGCCGATTAACGGCTGGCAGTTTTAGTTTGCACGGTCGCAAGGCTAGCAACGCCTCCAGCCAAAACGAGGACGATGTGGGTTACGCCTCCGGAAAGAACACTCTGGATATCAATCGGCCGCCGGATTTGCTAAGCAAAAATT ATTCGTACAATGACTCTACCAGTTTGGTGGTGAAGTTGCGAGCCATTCTCGAGGAGGAGAAGCAAAAGCACAAGAACTTGCAGGAGCAGTATATTAAGTTGGCCAGTCGGCATAAGCCCACCGAGGATTCCTTCCG CCCAGCATGCTGCCTTGCAGGAAGAGGTCCGTAG